A genomic window from Stegostoma tigrinum isolate sSteTig4 unplaced genomic scaffold, sSteTig4.hap1 scaffold_66, whole genome shotgun sequence includes:
- the LOC132209100 gene encoding probable G-protein coupled receptor 139, which yields MHEIITGLVFEIYYPFIAAIGVPANVAVIVILSRNRCCLSGCVIYYLVSMAVADLLVIITAVILNRIAGMYFPISFLSITPLCSFRSAFNYAALASSAWLTVSFTLDRFIVISCQKLNVKYCSEKMAGRVIIIVFVLSCVKNTFTYFYYEPMYLENNVPWFCALKPIFYTSPAWTAYDWIRSILTPCLPFILILLLNVLTVRHILVANQARRRLRNLNTRGNQKDLEIEKRRKSIVLLFAISGSFILLNLLCFLTIPYVRVAGVTYPSGSDQSTFIFILQESGYMLQLLSSCINPFIYAGTQLKCNNVNSNLKTSFTIVKYYSCAFSKPPTLQLLGAYFNHMEILELYEFNNPS from the exons ATGCATGAAATAATAACAGGCCTGGTGTTTGAAATTTACTATCCATTCATTGCAGCGATCGGAGTTCCAG CAAACGTGGCAGTGATAGTCATTCTGTCTCGAAACAGATGTTGCCTGTCTGGATGTGTTATCTATTACCTAGTgtccatggcagtggcggatctctTGGTCATTATCACAGCTGTAATATTAAACCGGATAGCTGGGATGTACTTCCCAATCAGTTTCTTATCCATTACGCCATTGTGCAGTTTTCGTTCTGCCTTCAATTATGCAGCTCTTGCTAGTTCTGCTTGGTTGACAGTCAGTTTCACCTTGGATCGATTTATTGTAATCTCTTGCCAGAAGCTGAATGTTAAATATTGCTCTGAAAAAATGGCAGGACGTGTTATAATAATTGTTTTCGTGCTCTCCTGTGTCAAAAATACCTTCACGTATTTTTATTACGAACCCATGTATCTAGAGAACAATGTGCCTTGGTTCTGCGCCCTAAAACCAATATTTTATACATCACCAGCATGGACTGCATATGACTGGATTCGATCAATTTTAACACCTTGTCTCCCGTTTATTCTGATTTTACTGCTCAATGTTCTAACTGTTAGACACATTTTAGTGGCAAATCAAGCCCGTAGGAGGCTCAGGAACTTAAACACTAGAGGTAATCAGAAAGACCTAGAAATAGAGAAGCGCAGAAAGAGTATTGTTTTACTCTTTGCCATCTCAGGCAGTTTCATTCTGTTAAATTTGTTATGTTTTTTAACGATCCCTTATGTCCGAGTTGCAGGTGTGACGTATCCTTCAGGTTCTGATCAGAGCACTTTCATATTTATTCTTCAAGAAAGTGGATACATGCTTCAATTATTGAGTTCTTGTATCAACCCGTTTATTTACGCTGGCACTCAAC TGAAGTGTAATAATGTCAACAGCAATCTGAAGACTTCATTCACAATTGTCAAATACTACTCTTG tgctttttctaaaccaccaacaTTGCAACTTCTTGGGGCCTACTTTAATCACATGGAAATCCTCGAGCTTTATGAGTTCAATAACCCCTCATAG